CGAGCCCTTGGGCGTCATCGGCATTGGCTGCCCCGACGAGCGGCCGCTGCTGGCGTTCGTCTCCCTGGTGGCCCCCGCCGTGGCCGCCGGCAACGCCGTCGTCGTCGTGCCGTCGGAGCGGTATCCGCTGTGCGCCGCGGACATGTACCAAGTCTTCGACACCTCCGACCTGCCCGGCGGCGTCATCAACATCGTCACCGGCGTCCGGGACCGGCTCATGAAAGTGCTGGCCGAGCACGACGACGTAGATGCCGTCTGGTACTTCGGCGGCGCCCAAGGCAGCGCCATGGTGGAGCGGGCCTCGGCGGGCAATCTGAAGCGCACCTGGGTCGACTACGGTCGCGGCCGCGATTGGCTCGACGCCCGGCAAGGCGCCGGCCGGGAATTCCTGTGGCACGCGACGCAGATCAAGAACATCTGGATTCCGTACGGCGAATAAGCGAGTAAAGGCGTGACGAGTCGGGGGGTCGAGGGTTGCACGTCTTCCGGCGCATTCTTCCTTATCTCAAGCCGTATCGCAAGCAGCTCGCCGTCGGCCTGGGCGCGCTCGTGCTGGCCAACCCGCTCACGCTCTTCCACCCGCTGGTCTGGATGTTCATCACTGACGAAGTGGTGCTCAACGGCCAGGTGCACCTGCTGCTGCCGGCGCTGGGCGTGATGGTAGGCGTCCACCTGCTGGGCACCGCGCTGTCCGCGCTGCACCGCAACATGCTCGAAAAAGTGGGCCAGCGCTTTGTCGTCGATTTGCGCCTGGCCGTGTACGAAAAGCTGCAGCGCCAGTCGGTGTCGTTTTATCACAACAACCGCACCGGCGACTTGCTTTCCCGGGCCATGAACGACATCGACGCCATGCAGCAAGCCATTATTCAAGGCATCGACCAGGTGCTCAGCGCCTTCCTGCGCTTCACCGTCGTGGTCGCCGCCATCTTGTCTATCCAGCCCGTGGTGGGCGCGGCCACACTCCTCCCTCTCACCGTCGTCTTTTTCCTGGTTCGCATCTTCAATGACCGGGTGAAAGCCTTGTACCGGCGGGTGCGGGACCGGCTAGGCGACGTAACCGCGCTGCTGCAGGAGAATTTGGCCGGGCAGCTCGTCATCAAGGCGTTTGCCCGGGAACCGGAGGCGATGGAGCGTTTCCGCGCGAGCAACCAGCAGTACTTGGCTGAGCAGGACCGGGCGGTCAACGCGCGCACCATTTTCTTGCCCGGCGCGCAGTTCGTGGGGTTCCTGAGCAGCGTCGTCATGGTTGGACTGGGCGCCTGGTTCGTTGTGCGGGGTATGTTCACCATCGGCGGCCTGGTCGCGTACCGGGGCTACTGGTGGCAGCTGTACAGCCCCATCGACACGCTGGCGACGGTCAATGAGCTGCTGCAGCGCGCGGTGGCGGCGGGCAGCCGCGTCTTCGAGCTGCT
The nucleotide sequence above comes from Bacillota bacterium. Encoded proteins:
- a CDS encoding ABC transporter ATP-binding protein; the protein is MHVFRRILPYLKPYRKQLAVGLGALVLANPLTLFHPLVWMFITDEVVLNGQVHLLLPALGVMVGVHLLGTALSALHRNMLEKVGQRFVVDLRLAVYEKLQRQSVSFYHNNRTGDLLSRAMNDIDAMQQAIIQGIDQVLSAFLRFTVVVAAILSIQPVVGAATLLPLTVVFFLVRIFNDRVKALYRRVRDRLGDVTALLQENLAGQLVIKAFAREPEAMERFRASNQQYLAEQDRAVNARTIFLPGAQFVGFLSSVVMVGLGAWFVVRGMFTIGGLVAYRGYWWQLYSPIDTLATVNELLQRAVAAGSRVFELLDTEEAIKDPPGAVELKDVRGEIEFDNVTFAYGDDVVLRNVSLKIPAGSTVAFVGASGAGKTTLLHLVPRFFDPQEGVVRIDGRDVRTVQQRSLRRHMAMVLQETILFSGTVADNIRFAKPHATDEEVIQAARMANAHEFIEKLPQGYDTPVGERGVKLSGGQRQRIAIARAFLADPRILILDEATSAVEPESEWIIQQTLERLMRGRTTLITSHRLSMVRQADLIVALDRGRIVEMGTHDELMAKRGLYYEMYTLQVGHLRGKVDEQLAQKIS